A section of the Babylonia areolata isolate BAREFJ2019XMU chromosome 31, ASM4173473v1, whole genome shotgun sequence genome encodes:
- the LOC143276286 gene encoding galactoside alpha-(1,2)-fucosyltransferase 1-like, with the protein MLRLAQCLFIMPCSSKPRQFFLVVTATVLTLSAYLIAPKLHGWTPLTSQDNSTVISVSAEYNRFSGTNVTVLIPPDSALPHNASVVIYSTTPGKSDVLSLTKKTKPLGENEEKSRERSRQTSRNQGHSRTRVNENIQPWWDPHKRYLLRSFEGRLGNVLFQLSSTLCIATLNNLTLISQDDRWIWSLQYSGARVPAAAWSTLKIPKVVHHSLNLSGTFDPSFMVLEPRNCSHSLSGYFQSWRYFQPCQAEVRRATRFNDSIIADAARIVTGLRERLPHRTLVGVHVRRGDYLKPEEVKVGRRIAPADYFLRAMTYFRDRFPNVTFVVLSQDPDWFRVQVTSAGDVIMQSLSATPEMDMELLSRMDHLIISVGTFSWWSAYKSKGSVVYYRDFRAHGSIFAQKFQNITEFFLPEWIPM; encoded by the exons ATGTTACGTCTTGCACAGTGTCTCTTCATCATGCCCTGCAGTTCAAAACCAA GACAGTTTTTCTTGGTAGTCACGGCCACTGTGCTCACCTTGTCTGCTTACCTGATAGCCCCGAAACTCCACGGCTGGACGCCCCTGACCAGCCAAGACAACAGCACCGTGATATCTGTGAGTGCCGAATACAACAGATTCTCTGGAACCAACGTGACTGTGTTGATCCCCCCTGATTCAGCACTTCCACACAACGCGTCGGTCGTCATATATTCCACAACACCCGGAAAGAGTGATGTTCTGTCCCTGACGAAGAAGACCAAACCTCTTggagagaatgaagaaaagagTCGGGAACGCAGCAGGCAAACATCAAGAAATCAAGGGCATTCTAGAACTCGTGTAAACGAGAACATTCAACCTTGGTGGGATCCTCATAAGCGGTATCTTCTACGAAGCTTTGAAGGCCGTCTGGGCAACGTTCTGTTTCAACTGTCCTCCACCTTATGCATCGCCACGCTCAACAACCTCACACTGATCAGCCAGGACGACAGATGGATATGGAGTCTGCAGTACAGCGGCGCCCGCGTTCCGGCAGCGGCTTGGAGCACCTTGAAAATCCCCAAGGTTGTGCATCACAGCCTGAACCTGAGCGGGACGTTCGACCCCTCCTTCATGGTCCTCGAGCCGCGAAACTGCAGCCACAGTCTGTCCGGGTACTTTCAGTCCTGGAGGTACTTCCAGCCCTGCCAGGCCGAGGTGAGGCGAGCCACGCGCTTCAACGACAGCATCATCGCCGATGCCGCCAGGATCGTCACGGGCCTGAGGGAGAGGTTGCCGCACCGGACTTTGGTCGGGGTGCACGTGCGGCGCGGGGACTACCTAAAGCCCGAGGAGGTGAAGGTGGGCAGGAGGATAGCCCCCGCTGACTACTTCCTCCGAGCCATGACGTACTTCCGGGACAGGTTCCCTAACGTCACGTTCGTGGTGCTTTCCCAGGACCCCGACTGGTTCCGGGTCCAGGTGACGTCAGCAGGGGACGTGATCATGCAGAGCCTGTCTGCCACCCCTGAGATGGACATGGAGCTGCTGTCGCGGATGGACCACCTCATCATCAGCGTGGGCACCTTCAGCTGGTGGTCGGCCTACAAGAGCAAAGGATCCGTCGTCTACTACAGGGATTTTCGAGCTCACGGTTCCATATTCGCTCAGAAATTCCAGAACATCACAGAGTTTTTCCTTCCTGAGTGGATTCCGATGTGA